The Polynucleobacter sp. MWH-UH35A genomic interval AAACTGATTCGATTGCTACTTAGTCAATATGAGTTTTCCCAGTTTGGTAATGCGCAATTGATATACCTGTCCATCATGCAGAATGCAGATCTGCTTCATGTGGCCCAATAGCGCTTCACTAGAGATTGTTTTTGACAAAAAATAAGAGCGGCATTCATCTTGTGGGTTGGTGGTTGACGCAATCTTCTTGATCAAGAACTACCCCTCCAATATGAATTGCACAGGAGTCTGAAAGCACTGCAAGGAAAGACTGACAGAATTGGCTGCAACTGGAGCAAATCTCCACTGCGCTAGGGTTGTTAAGGCTGATTGATCCAAACTATGAAAGCCTGAGCTCTTTGAGATGCCAGCCTCCCCCACAATACCTTGCTCATCTACGCAGAGCTTTACCATCACCAAGCCCTGCTCCCCCAGTCTTTTACTGCCCAAAGGGTAATGGGGTTTGGGGTTATGTAAAGTTCTCCTAGGTTCACCACTCGCCAAATGACCAACGCCATCAGCACCGTTAACCGATGAAGCCTCGTTCATATGCGTTAAACCGAGATTTTTCTTGCTTGCAAATGCATTGGACTCGGACATGGTTGAGGATTTTTTTAGCAAAGAAGGTTTTGAGTTCTCGCCTACTAGATTGATCGCCAGCACCCCTGGCAAGGATGATTGCTCACCACTAAAAGACCCAGATAGAAGACATAGCAAAACTAATAGATGCATTGCTACTACGCCTGAAATCAGAAAAATATTTTAGATAGCAAACTACAGTGCAAATCACTTCCTTAAAAGATGGATGAGAAATCTCAAGCTAACTTAACGATAAAAATTGTAGTAAGTTAAGTATTGCGCCCGATGATTTTAAGGACGCTACTGTAGATAAACAACCATGATCCCAATGGGGACGGGACTTGTAGGGATATTAAATGTGTTACTACTTTATGGTCAGACGCCAGAGAGACGTGACTTCTTTAGATCTCGCTAAATGCAATGCATCCGTTTTATCAAATACTTTTTGATGGGTAGGTTTAGTATCTAAACGTGTAATCACCTTCAAACCAGCATGCTCAATCCAATCCAAAAGCTGCTGTCTAGATCGCAATCCTAGATGTTCCGCTAAGTCAGAGAGAATTAACCAGCCCTCACCACTTGGAAGTAGATGATCTTTCAGGCTTCCCAAAAAACCCTTCAGCATCTGACTCTCAGGGTCATATACCGCATGCTCTAGAGTGGAGCTAGGTCTTGCTGGTAGCCATGGTGGATTACAAACAATAAGCGCAGCCTTATCTTCTGGGAAAAGATTAGCCTTACGAATTTCAATCTGCGCATTGAGGCCCAGTTGATTGATGTTGTCTTCGGCACAGGCAATGGCTCGATCATTTAAATCAGTCGCAACAATCTTCTGAATATCCCGCAAAGCCAAAACAACCGCCAACACTCCAGTCCCCGTTCCAATATCAAAAGCTACAGAACTTTGTTTTGTAGCCGCTGGTAGCGGGGCTTTCAGTACTATATCAATGTACTCACTTCGCACTGGAGAGAAAACACCATAGTGCGGATGAATGCGAATCTCTTCATCACCTCTAGTAAGAACTTGCACGCCTGTCTTGCGCCACTCATGGGCACTTATGACGCCGAGGAGTTCACGCAGAGAGATAACATAAGGCGCAGTCTGCTCACCATAAGCCTCTAGGCAAGCCTGAGCAACATTTGGGGCGCGCCTCAATGAGATGCTGTGGTCAGCATTTACCTCTATCAAAATCATTCCCAATATACGGGCACGCTGTGATTGAGCAAGGCGATGTAGATTGAATGTATCTAGAGGACTTTTGACTTTATCTTTAGCAAGTCTATCGACTCTAGTGGACTTCTTAGAGGGTTTATCCACTCTACGTACCAAAGCCTGCATAAGTTGCCGAGCATTCTGGAAGTCGCCCCTATAGAGCAATGCGGTACCTTCACAAGCGAGTCGATACGCAATATCAGCAGTCAGAGTGTCATCAGCGATCTGAATCTTTTTGTGAGGCGCTATGCCATTTTCAGAATGCCACTGAGCAGAACGGACTTGTTCACCCTCTTCCCACTGAAGGGTTGCTAATTGAGTCACCTAGGAAACCACAAAGCGATTGTTTTGATAATCATCAATGGCCTGTTCAATTTCTGCACGGGTATTCATTACAAAGGGGCCGTATTGAACAATTGGCTCATGAAGTGGCAAAGCAGCTAGAACAATAAATTGCGCGCCAGCTGAACCTGCTTTGGCTTTTAAACGATCGCCATCCCCAAGCACAATGGCGGCTTGCTTTGGCGCCGGCATCATTGGTCCACCTATTTCTAGCTCACCTTCATATACATAAACGAAAGCATTGAGCTCTTTAGGAATGCGATGTTCAAATTCCGCATTAGAGGGCAAGTGCACATCCAAAAATAAAGGTGAAGTGGTAATGCCTTGAATGGGGCCCCGCACTTCTTTGTCATCCTGCTTATAGGTGCCAGCAATCACCTTTACTGAGCCGCCATTGCTTAATTCAATCTGCGGAATGTCTTCAACCTGAATATCTTTATATCCAGCAGGCTTCATCTTTTCTTTTGCCGGCAAGTTAATCCACAGCTGAAAACCGCGCATAGCGCCGCTTACCTGCTGTGGCATCTCTGAGTGAATAATGCCGCGCCCTGCAGTCATCCACTGCACGCCACCCGTCTTCAAATGCCCTTGATTACCCAAATGATCTTCATGCAGCATGTGACCTTCAAGCATATAAGTCACTGTCTCAAATCCCCGATGGGGATGGGCCGGAAAACCTGCTACATAGTCATTCGGATCATTCGAAGAAAACTCATCGAGCATCAAAAAAGGATCTAACCTGACTTGATTCTGACCACCAAGGCTACGGCGTAACTTCACACCCGCACCATCAGAGGTGGCAATTCCAGGAATGATGGTTTGAATATTGCGGATCATCTTCTTTGAATTATTCTTCCGTCAAGCAGGAGGATGATCTTCCGGGTTCACGTCTAGCGCGATCAGGAAGCGCGACACCATGTTGTATGCAGCAATCACTGTGACTAACTCAACTGTATCGGTATTACCTAACGCCTTTTGCAAACGCTTCATCAATTCAGGGTCCACTTTGATGTTGCGCGTCATCTGAAAAGTTAATTCGGCTGCATCATTTTCAACTGGAGAGTACAAATTCTTTGGAAAATTTGGTTGGCCAATTAGTCGCAAGCCCTGAACCTGTTCCTCAGTGCCGCCTGCCTTTTTGAACGGCGGCGCATGATGAAAGAACTCATACTCAGCACCATTGAGAACGGCCACCCCACACATTGCCAATTCACGTAGTTTTGGATCTAAGGAGAGATTATTGCGAATCTCGCCAATAAAATGATTCCAACCCTCGGCGATGGGAATGCTATGTAAGAGCATGCGGTCTAAATTAATAAACTGACCGCCACGTCTTTTACGAATGGCGGCCACTAACTCAGCTGGCTCAGCCAAATCCATTGGCTGATATGGGATTAAACGTTCTGTCATAAATCTCTCTGATGAATGTTTCCTACTGAGCAGTTTCTTTAATGTTGTTTTCAATAACAAACTTACCCCAGATACCAATCTGTTTGCCAATGAAATCTTGAGCAGCTGCAGGAGTTCCACCAACAATTTGAATTCCTTGAGCCTTAAACTTTTCAGCTACCGCTGGTGTTTTCAATGCTTTATTTAAAGCTTTATTCATGGCATCTACAACTGCGGTTGGTGTTTTACCTGGCGCCAGTACTGCCCACCAAGCTGGAGCACTAAAACCTGGGAAGCCACTTTCAGAAATCGTTGGCACATTTGGTAGGGATGGCGATCTTTTAGCAGTAGTAATCACCAATGGAATCACGCCACCGCTATCAATATGAGGCTTTACTAAAAATTCTGAGCCGACCGCCAATTCAACTTGGCCGCCCAAAGCGTCTTGCATCAAAGGGCCGCCGCCACGATACGGTATGTGATTCCAATCAAAACCCGCCTGCTTAGCAAGGCGAGCCATCGCTAAATGCCCGAGGCTGCCAATACCAATTGATCCGTAACTAAATTGCTTTCCCGTTTTAGAAAGATCGACCAATTGCTTAAAACTAGTAATGCCCGATTTTTTGCTAGCAACCAAAACCATGGGGGACGTGCCAACCAAAATTACAGGGGCAATGTCCTTAATGGAGTCATACGGAAGTTTGTCTTTGAGGCTAGGATTAACGCCATGGGTATCAAACACCACCGCGAAGGTATATCCATCAGGATCTGAGCGCGTCATCGCTGAAGTACCAATCACGCCTGATGCTCCACCAACGTTCTCCACAATCACGTTCTGCTTTAACTCTGACTGCAAGGCTGGTGCCAATACGCGGGCAACTTGATCAACTGAGCCACCTGGCGGAAATACCGCAATCAAACGAATTGGCTTTTGGGTAGGCCAGGTACCAACACCTGCGCCTTGACCCAAGGCATACGTACTTAGCCCCAAAGCCATCAAAGCCACTAAGACGCTGTTTTTAAAGGTTCTTTTGATTATTTTTGTTAAATCCTGCATGGATTTGTCTCCTATTGGTAAGAACTGAAGATTAACACCCCCTTAGCCTATTTGCTCGATAATGCTGATGTAGCCCAGTGAGAGAAAGATGAAGTCGATTCTAAATATCGCCGCCTATTTATTTGTCAGCCTAGATGGCCTGCCAGAGCTGCGCGCCAGAATGCTGGATGAATGCAATGCACGCCAACTCAAGGGCACTATCTTGTTGACGGGCGAAGGCATCAATATGTTCCTTGCTGGTAAGCCAGGTGAGCTGCGCGGATTTCTAGACTGGCTCAGGACAGACCCCCGATTTGCACCACTACAAGCCAAAGAAAGTTGGTCTGAAGAGCAGCCATTTAAAAAGATGCTGATTAAGCTCAAAAATGAAATTATCCGCATGAACCACCCAACGATTCGCCCGGAGGAAGGTCGTGCCAATTTCATCACTCCACAAAAACTGCAGGAGTGGTTAGATCGCGGCACCGATGATTTAGGTCGCCCTGTTGTCATGATAGATACACGAAATGCCTTTGAAGTCGATTACGGCACTTTTGAAAACGCTTTGCATTTCAATATCGAAAAGTTCACCGAATTCCCAGCTGCCATATCCGCGCATAAAGAAGAGCTTGCAGATAAAACCTTGGTCAGTTTTTGTACTGGCGGCATTCGCTGCGAAAAATCAGGGTTGTATATGCGGGAGATTGGCATGCAGCACAGTTACCAATTAGAGGGTGGGATTTTGAAGTACTTTGAAGAGGTTGGCTCCGCACACTATCAAGGTAGCTGCTTTGTCTTTGATGAGCGCGAGGCCTTGGAACCAAACCTCGATTCCATACCCCTAGAGCGCTCTATACGGAAAAAACTTAAAGCGAGTTCTGCCTAAAGGGTAGTAAGCTCAGAAATAGTAGAATTACCAAGTAGTAACAAAGCTGTACAAAACTAATAAAACAATAATTCGGACTCGAGACATGTCTAAAACGATTAATCGGCAAAAGCCGATTTTTTTATCATCCCTTATCTGCGCATTTCTAGGGATGGCAATCCATTGCACTGTACAAGCGCAAAGTGCAGTGCCAGCATATCCAATGAAACCTATCAAACTCATTGCACCTGTAGCTGCTGGCGGTGGTTTAGATAATATTGCGCGCGCTGTTGCGGAAAAGCTCTCACGCTCCATCGGCCAAACTGTCGTTGTAGAAAATATGGGCGGTGGCGGTGGCTCAATCGCCTCCCAAGCAACTGCTAAAGCACCGGCTGATGGCTACACCCTCATGATTGCTTATGTTGGGACGCACGGCACCAATCCAGCCGTTCGAAAATTACCTTACGATGCCCTCAAAGATTTCACCCCGATTGGCATGATTGGCGCTACGCCTAATGTGCTCATCATCAATCCCGAGCTACCCATCAAAAACTTAAAAGAGTTTGTCGATTACGCCAAAAAGAATCCTGCAAAATTAAGTTACGGCTCAGCAGGGCCTGGAACACTTACTCATCTGGGCATGGAGCAATTCAAATTAGCCGCGGGAATATTCATGGTGCATGTACCGTATCGCGGTGTTGGTCCTGCTTATACGGACTTATTGGCCGGCCAAACCCAAGCAATGTTTCCAACCCTGTTTGCAGGGCTTCCTTATATCAATACCAATCGCGTGCGCGGTTTAGCCATTACTGGATCTAAGCGTAGTTCAGCCGCCCCTAATATTCCGACCTTCAAGGAGTTGGGTTACAGCGGTTTTGATGGTCAGCAATGGTACGGTTTAGTGGGTCCAGCTAATTTACCGCCAGCTATTGTTACAAAGCTAAATACTGAGCTCAACAAAGTCTTGGTGTTGCCAGAATTTTCCGAAAAGATGACTAGTGAAGCAATGACGCTGATGCCAATGACCCCATCTCAATTTGCGAACTACATCAAAGAAGACATTGCACGCTGGGCAAAAGTAGCCAAGGATCGCAATATTGAAATTGAATAATCCATTTACAAAAAAATAATTCATTTAAATTTACTAAATCAATAGGGACTTTTATATGTCACACGCAATTGCAGCGGCGGCCGATCTCAATGCACCACCTGTTACTAAAATATTGGCTGAATTTGTTAATGCCCATCCAGGCCAAGGATGGACTCCTGAGGTTGAACACGAGGCGCATCGCACATTCTTAAACTGGCTCGGTTGTGCTATTGGTGCTGCCAATCATGAGAGCGTTGAATCTTCATTGGCTGCTATTCGTGAATTTCAACCGGCGCCACAAGCCAGCATTCTCGGACGTAAAGACAAAGTGGATATGGGCGGTGCAGCACTCATCAATGGCATCAGTTCACACACTTTTGACTTTGATGACACACACCTTAAAACCGTTATTCATCCAGCTGGTCCAGTAGCATCTGCAATCCTAGCCTTGGGTGAACATATTGGCGCTAACGGTCGCCAAATGATCGACTCTCTTGTTTTGGGAATCGATGTTGCCTGTCGCGTTGGCAATGCCATGTATCCAGACCACTACCATCGCGGTTGGCATATTACCGGCTCTACTGGCATGCTAGGATCTGCTGCTGCCTGTTCACGTCTAATGGGTCTCGATTTACAAAAAACAACGATGGCTCTTGGCATTGCCGCCTCACAACCAGTTGGTATGCGTGAGCAATTTGGCACGATGACAAAACCATTTCATCCAGGCGGTGCTGCTCGTGCAGGCCAACTTTCTGCATTACTAGCAAAGCATGGCTTTACTGCAAGCCCCAAAGCACTGGAGGCGGGTCGTGGATATATGCAGACTGTTTCTACAAAATGTGACTGGTCAGAAATTGATCGCGCCCTAGGAAAATCTTTTGAAATCTCCTTAAACACCTATAAGCCATTCGCTTGCGGTATCGTAATTCACCCAGCCATTGATGCCTGTGCACAATTACGGGCTCAAGGCGTTAACGCAGAAGATGTAGAACGCATTGAACTGCGTGTTCACCCATTAGTGCTTGAGCTCACTGGCAAAAAAACACCGAAAGATGGTTTAGAGGGCAAGTTCAGCGTTTACCACGGCTGCGCAGTAGGTTTGATTTTTGGTCAAGCTGGTGAAGGTGAATATGCCGATGACATCGTAAACCGTCCTGACGTTATCGCTTTACGTGCTAAAGTAAATGCCACTACTGATACCTCTATTAGCGAAGCGTCAGTTGACGTAAAAGCCTTCCTGAAGAATGGCAAAGAAGTGCACATCTTCGTGAAGAATGCGATTGGCTCTGTAGAGAACCCAATGAGTGACGCAAACTTGGAACAAAAGTTCACCAGCTTAGCGGAACCCATCATTGGTAAAGAAAAAACCCGCCAGCTGATTTCCGCTCTCTGGAAGCTCGGACAAGCGCCTGATCTCAAACACATTCTAAATCTTTGTACTCCAGACTAATCTCAACTGAAAGTTTTTTATGGCTTCACTACCTAATATTGTTGTACTTGGAGACTATGAACGTGCGCTTCGTCGGTTCTCTAACTGGGATAAGTTAGATCAACAGACGAATCTCACTATTCATCATGAGCCTTTACGAGATGAAGCGCTATATGAAGCCGTTAAAGATGCAGATGCCATTGCCATCGTAAGAGATCGCTCTCCATTTAACGAGGCAATGATTGCGCGCTTACCAAAGCTGAAGTTTTTAATGTTTACAGGTGAACGTAATGGCACTCTTGAGGCATCAGCCTTGGTTTCCAGAAACATTCCCATGGCCTGCACACCCGGTGGTCCATCTAAAGAAACTACCGCAGAGCTAACCTGGGCTCTCATTTTGGGGGCCTCTAAGCGCCTCATTGAAGAAAACAAGCTGATTGCCTCAGGCGGTTGGCGTGATGCCATGTCGCTTTTGCCAATGCTCTCTGGTGAACGTTTGGGGATTATGGGTTTGGGTGCTATTGGTAGTCGTGTAGCCCGCGTTGGTGCTGCATTTGGTATGGAGGTAGTTGCATGGAGCCCTCGCATGACGCCTGAACGTGCCGCTGCTGAAAATGCAAAAGCAGTCAGCCTAGATGAACTCCTTAAAACCTCTAAAGTAGTGTCTATGCACTTGGTGGCGGGACCTGGAACAAAGGGTCTTATTAGCGCAGATCAATTAGCACTCATGCGTCCAGACTCGATTCTGATAAACACCTCCCGTGCTGCACTGATCAATATGCCTGACCTCCAGAAAGCATTGGCTGCAGGCAGACCAGGTCAAGCGGCGGTGGATGTTTTTGATGTGGAGCCTCTCCCAGAAAAAGAT includes:
- the hemP gene encoding hemin uptake protein HemP — translated: MIKKIASTTNPQDECRSYFLSKTISSEALLGHMKQICILHDGQVYQLRITKLGKLILTK
- a CDS encoding energy transducer TonB; the protein is MHLLVLLCLLSGSFSGEQSSLPGVLAINLVGENSKPSLLKKSSTMSESNAFASKKNLGLTHMNEASSVNGADGVGHLASGEPRRTLHNPKPHYPLGSKRLGEQGLVMVKLCVDEQGIVGEAGISKSSGFHSLDQSALTTLAQWRFAPVAANSVSLSLQCFQTPVQFILEG
- a CDS encoding class I SAM-dependent methyltransferase; its protein translation is MTQLATLQWEEGEQVRSAQWHSENGIAPHKKIQIADDTLTADIAYRLACEGTALLYRGDFQNARQLMQALVRRVDKPSKKSTRVDRLAKDKVKSPLDTFNLHRLAQSQRARILGMILIEVNADHSISLRRAPNVAQACLEAYGEQTAPYVISLRELLGVISAHEWRKTGVQVLTRGDEEIRIHPHYGVFSPVRSEYIDIVLKAPLPAATKQSSVAFDIGTGTGVLAVVLALRDIQKIVATDLNDRAIACAEDNINQLGLNAQIEIRKANLFPEDKAALIVCNPPWLPARPSSTLEHAVYDPESQMLKGFLGSLKDHLLPSGEGWLILSDLAEHLGLRSRQQLLDWIEHAGLKVITRLDTKPTHQKVFDKTDALHLARSKEVTSLWRLTIK
- a CDS encoding pirin family protein, whose amino-acid sequence is MIRNIQTIIPGIATSDGAGVKLRRSLGGQNQVRLDPFLMLDEFSSNDPNDYVAGFPAHPHRGFETVTYMLEGHMLHEDHLGNQGHLKTGGVQWMTAGRGIIHSEMPQQVSGAMRGFQLWINLPAKEKMKPAGYKDIQVEDIPQIELSNGGSVKVIAGTYKQDDKEVRGPIQGITTSPLFLDVHLPSNAEFEHRIPKELNAFVYVYEGELEIGGPMMPAPKQAAIVLGDGDRLKAKAGSAGAQFIVLAALPLHEPIVQYGPFVMNTRAEIEQAIDDYQNNRFVVS
- a CDS encoding carboxymuconolactone decarboxylase family protein, producing MTERLIPYQPMDLAEPAELVAAIRKRRGGQFINLDRMLLHSIPIAEGWNHFIGEIRNNLSLDPKLRELAMCGVAVLNGAEYEFFHHAPPFKKAGGTEEQVQGLRLIGQPNFPKNLYSPVENDAAELTFQMTRNIKVDPELMKRLQKALGNTDTVELVTVIAAYNMVSRFLIALDVNPEDHPPA
- a CDS encoding tripartite tricarboxylate transporter substrate binding protein translates to MQDLTKIIKRTFKNSVLVALMALGLSTYALGQGAGVGTWPTQKPIRLIAVFPPGGSVDQVARVLAPALQSELKQNVIVENVGGASGVIGTSAMTRSDPDGYTFAVVFDTHGVNPSLKDKLPYDSIKDIAPVILVGTSPMVLVASKKSGITSFKQLVDLSKTGKQFSYGSIGIGSLGHLAMARLAKQAGFDWNHIPYRGGGPLMQDALGGQVELAVGSEFLVKPHIDSGGVIPLVITTAKRSPSLPNVPTISESGFPGFSAPAWWAVLAPGKTPTAVVDAMNKALNKALKTPAVAEKFKAQGIQIVGGTPAAAQDFIGKQIGIWGKFVIENNIKETAQ
- a CDS encoding sulfurtransferase; its protein translation is MKSILNIAAYLFVSLDGLPELRARMLDECNARQLKGTILLTGEGINMFLAGKPGELRGFLDWLRTDPRFAPLQAKESWSEEQPFKKMLIKLKNEIIRMNHPTIRPEEGRANFITPQKLQEWLDRGTDDLGRPVVMIDTRNAFEVDYGTFENALHFNIEKFTEFPAAISAHKEELADKTLVSFCTGGIRCEKSGLYMREIGMQHSYQLEGGILKYFEEVGSAHYQGSCFVFDEREALEPNLDSIPLERSIRKKLKASSA
- a CDS encoding tripartite tricarboxylate transporter substrate binding protein yields the protein MAIHCTVQAQSAVPAYPMKPIKLIAPVAAGGGLDNIARAVAEKLSRSIGQTVVVENMGGGGGSIASQATAKAPADGYTLMIAYVGTHGTNPAVRKLPYDALKDFTPIGMIGATPNVLIINPELPIKNLKEFVDYAKKNPAKLSYGSAGPGTLTHLGMEQFKLAAGIFMVHVPYRGVGPAYTDLLAGQTQAMFPTLFAGLPYINTNRVRGLAITGSKRSSAAPNIPTFKELGYSGFDGQQWYGLVGPANLPPAIVTKLNTELNKVLVLPEFSEKMTSEAMTLMPMTPSQFANYIKEDIARWAKVAKDRNIEIE
- a CDS encoding MmgE/PrpD family protein; this encodes MSHAIAAAADLNAPPVTKILAEFVNAHPGQGWTPEVEHEAHRTFLNWLGCAIGAANHESVESSLAAIREFQPAPQASILGRKDKVDMGGAALINGISSHTFDFDDTHLKTVIHPAGPVASAILALGEHIGANGRQMIDSLVLGIDVACRVGNAMYPDHYHRGWHITGSTGMLGSAAACSRLMGLDLQKTTMALGIAASQPVGMREQFGTMTKPFHPGGAARAGQLSALLAKHGFTASPKALEAGRGYMQTVSTKCDWSEIDRALGKSFEISLNTYKPFACGIVIHPAIDACAQLRAQGVNAEDVERIELRVHPLVLELTGKKTPKDGLEGKFSVYHGCAVGLIFGQAGEGEYADDIVNRPDVIALRAKVNATTDTSISEASVDVKAFLKNGKEVHIFVKNAIGSVENPMSDANLEQKFTSLAEPIIGKEKTRQLISALWKLGQAPDLKHILNLCTPD
- a CDS encoding D-2-hydroxyacid dehydrogenase family protein → MASLPNIVVLGDYERALRRFSNWDKLDQQTNLTIHHEPLRDEALYEAVKDADAIAIVRDRSPFNEAMIARLPKLKFLMFTGERNGTLEASALVSRNIPMACTPGGPSKETTAELTWALILGASKRLIEENKLIASGGWRDAMSLLPMLSGERLGIMGLGAIGSRVARVGAAFGMEVVAWSPRMTPERAAAENAKAVSLDELLKTSKVVSMHLVAGPGTKGLISADQLALMRPDSILINTSRAALINMPDLQKALAAGRPGQAAVDVFDVEPLPEKDSLRNTPNLLVTPHLGFIAEPIFATFSKGITETLETWLENKPVPHPFKPQ